The following proteins are co-located in the Fusobacteria bacterium ZRK30 genome:
- a CDS encoding basic amino acid ABC transporter substrate-binding protein, which translates to MKKTMKLIMTVIVGIFMVACGNKSEEKISKIYVGTNAEFAPFEYLEDGKTVGFDMDLMAAISKEIGVEIEIKDMAFDGLLPALQAKKVDMIIAGMTATEERKKAVNFSETYYKANQVIITAEDAEDISNFKMLKGKKVGVILGFTGDVVVSEIDGVEVKKYNAGYAAIMDLKEGKIDAVVLDGEPAKNFVKNNEGIKVTSAEGEKEEYAMAVSKDNAELLKDINTALTTLKGNGTYDKLLKKWF; encoded by the coding sequence ATGAAAAAAACGATGAAATTAATAATGACAGTAATAGTGGGAATATTTATGGTAGCTTGTGGAAATAAGAGTGAGGAAAAAATATCTAAGATATACGTGGGAACCAATGCCGAGTTTGCACCATTTGAATATTTAGAAGATGGAAAAACAGTGGGATTTGATATGGATCTGATGGCCGCGATATCAAAGGAGATAGGGGTAGAGATAGAGATTAAAGATATGGCTTTTGATGGTCTGTTACCGGCATTACAGGCTAAAAAAGTGGATATGATAATTGCAGGGATGACAGCTACAGAGGAAAGAAAGAAAGCTGTAAACTTCAGTGAAACATACTATAAAGCAAATCAAGTGATCATAACAGCTGAAGACGCAGAGGATATCTCAAATTTTAAAATGTTAAAAGGAAAGAAAGTAGGAGTAATATTAGGATTTACAGGAGATGTAGTAGTCAGTGAGATAGATGGTGTAGAAGTAAAAAAATATAATGCAGGGTATGCAGCTATAATGGACTTAAAGGAAGGAAAGATAGACGCAGTAGTATTAGATGGTGAACCAGCTAAGAACTTTGTAAAAAACAATGAGGGGATAAAAGTTACATCGGCAGAGGGAGAAAAGGAAGAGTATGCAATGGCAGTATCTAAAGATAATGCAGAGTTATTGAAAGATATAAATACAGCTTTAACAACATTAAAGGGAAATGGAACGTACGATAAATTATTAAAAAAATGGTTTTAG
- the thiF gene encoding sulfur carrier protein ThiS adenylyltransferase ThiF, with amino-acid sequence MKIGILGAGGIGSNVAVNLVRSGVSNLKIADFDRIDLSNLNRQFYFHDQIGRPKVEVLRENLVRILPDLEIEVIDKKIEKNNIKDLFSDCDILVEAFDKKEYKRLLVEEFYGSNKLIVSASGIAHHDLDDIQTKKIGENLYVVGDFKKGIEEYKTYSPKVLIVASIMANLVMSKGGYYEKN; translated from the coding sequence ATGAAGATAGGTATTTTAGGAGCTGGGGGGATAGGATCAAATGTAGCTGTAAATTTAGTGAGAAGCGGAGTATCTAACCTTAAGATAGCTGATTTTGACAGGATAGACCTTTCTAATCTCAACAGACAGTTTTATTTTCATGACCAGATAGGAAGACCTAAGGTAGAGGTGTTGAGGGAAAACTTAGTGAGAATATTACCTGACTTAGAGATCGAGGTCATAGATAAAAAAATTGAAAAAAACAATATAAAAGATCTTTTTTCCGACTGCGATATCTTAGTGGAAGCCTTTGATAAGAAGGAATATAAGAGGTTATTGGTAGAGGAATTTTATGGTTCTAACAAACTCATTGTTTCAGCCTCAGGTATAGCTCATCATGATCTAGATGATATACAGACTAAAAAAATTGGTGAAAATCTATATGTGGTTGGAGATTTTAAGAAGGGAATTGAGGAGTATAAAACTTACTCTCCCAAGGTTTTGATAGTAGCTTCTATAATGGCTAATCTTGTTATGAGTAAGGGAGGATATTATGAAAAAAACTAA
- the thiE gene encoding thiamine phosphate synthase has product MKKTKRTIPHGIYGITGEKFANGRSNIECVKSMIDGGIKIIQYREKEKSIREKVEEIIEIRRLCLENNVIFIVNDHVDIAILVDADGVHVGQDDMEISHVRKLIGEDKIIGRSTHCLEHARKAVSDGADYIGVGPIFKTTTKEKDPVGLGYLEEVVKNIELPFVAIGGIKESNIDKVKKLGASSICLVSEIVGAENIVEKIKKLNEIID; this is encoded by the coding sequence ATGAAAAAAACTAAAAGAACTATACCTCATGGGATATATGGGATCACAGGAGAGAAGTTTGCCAATGGAAGATCTAATATAGAGTGTGTGAAATCTATGATTGATGGCGGGATAAAGATAATTCAGTACAGGGAAAAGGAAAAATCCATAAGGGAAAAGGTAGAAGAGATTATAGAGATAAGAAGGTTGTGCCTTGAAAATAATGTTATTTTTATAGTCAATGATCATGTGGATATAGCTATTTTAGTGGATGCAGACGGTGTTCATGTTGGGCAGGATGATATGGAGATATCCCATGTTAGAAAGCTGATAGGAGAAGATAAGATAATAGGAAGATCTACCCATTGTCTTGAACATGCCAGGAAAGCTGTGTCAGACGGGGCTGATTATATCGGTGTAGGACCTATATTTAAGACCACTACAAAAGAGAAAGATCCTGTAGGACTGGGATATTTAGAAGAGGTAGTTAAGAATATAGAGCTTCCCTTTGTAGCTATTGGGGGGATAAAAGAAAGTAATATAGATAAGGTGAAAAAATTGGGAGCTAGTAGTATATGTCTGGTCAGTGAGATAGTAGGAGCAGAAAATATTGTAGAAAAGATTAAAAAATTAAATGAAATAATAGATTAA
- a CDS encoding amino acid ABC transporter permease, whose protein sequence is MAYLETLKEIFIDGDRYMYILKGLLFSINVTILAAIIGIVLGVVLALCRLSHFYPFKNKFNPLSQGALIYVDLIRGTPAVVQLMVLANVIFVGALRDVPILVVAGLAFGLNSAAYVAEIIRAGIEGLDKGQSEAARALGMNYITTMKEVIVPQAVRKILPTLVSEFISLLKETSIVGFIGGVDLLRSANIITSQTYRGVEPLLAVGIIYLILTSLFTKFMRKIEEKVKN, encoded by the coding sequence ATGGCATATTTAGAAACACTTAAGGAAATATTTATAGATGGGGACAGATATATGTATATCCTGAAAGGGTTATTGTTTTCCATCAATGTAACGATATTAGCAGCAATAATTGGAATAGTATTAGGAGTAGTTTTGGCCCTCTGCAGACTGAGTCACTTCTACCCATTTAAAAATAAATTTAATCCATTGTCTCAGGGAGCATTGATCTATGTTGACCTGATTCGTGGAACACCAGCTGTGGTGCAACTGATGGTTTTAGCCAATGTAATCTTTGTAGGAGCCTTAAGAGATGTACCGATCTTAGTGGTAGCGGGATTAGCTTTTGGATTAAACAGTGCAGCATATGTAGCAGAGATCATAAGAGCAGGAATAGAAGGATTGGATAAGGGCCAGAGTGAAGCAGCCAGAGCATTGGGGATGAACTATATAACTACCATGAAGGAAGTTATCGTACCTCAGGCAGTGAGAAAGATACTACCGACACTGGTAAGTGAATTCATATCTCTTTTGAAGGAAACATCTATAGTGGGATTTATCGGTGGGGTGGACCTGCTCCGTTCGGCAAATATAATAACCAGTCAGACATATAGAGGTGTAGAACCACTCCTGGCAGTTGGAATTATCTACCTGATATTGACAAGTTTATTTACTAAGTTTATGAGAAAAATTGAGGAGAAGGTGAAAAACTGA
- a CDS encoding YjiH family protein has protein sequence MKKSLKFILPSLLGIGLFILPITFNGTTTVFLGHANGFVKNNIKDQVLFYGMLISVITIILSILGSLVKPKFIEDNEMLKSMFNMSLGGLVVRIVGALFYIMVYFKIGPEMVIGKYTGGLVVNDFIGSLLVTFTVGNLILPFLLDFGLLEFLGNLSKPIMRTLFKVPGRSAVDAITSFVGDGTLGILVTDEQHAKGYYTKREAIIISTCFSVVGISFTSFVAEELGFSERFPLFYGTIIMTCILVAMIIARLPIMKKYPDEYMKGVGKQISEEESQVNLKVAYATAVKKAESGNVSSFSKMVPAIVNIHMTFIPTIVFVGTLGLITAEHTEIFNYIAMPVTPIFKILNIPDAALVAKASLVGFTDMYLPTIFIKGSEHEISKFIVGTLSFTQLIFMAETGSILLKTKMKFNILEVAGFFLLRTALSLPIIIIVAKLFV, from the coding sequence ATGAAAAAAAGTTTAAAATTTATATTACCATCGCTATTAGGGATAGGACTATTTATCCTGCCGATAACATTCAACGGAACTACAACTGTATTTTTAGGGCATGCCAATGGTTTTGTAAAGAATAATATTAAGGATCAGGTATTATTTTACGGGATGTTGATCTCAGTCATAACGATTATCCTTAGTATATTGGGAAGTTTAGTAAAACCTAAGTTTATTGAAGACAACGAGATGTTAAAATCTATGTTTAATATGAGTTTAGGAGGGTTAGTGGTAAGGATCGTAGGTGCTTTATTCTATATCATGGTTTATTTTAAGATAGGACCTGAGATGGTTATTGGAAAATATACAGGAGGACTGGTAGTAAATGATTTTATCGGGTCATTGTTAGTAACATTTACAGTTGGAAACTTAATACTGCCATTTCTTTTAGACTTTGGATTACTGGAGTTTCTGGGAAATTTATCTAAACCAATTATGAGAACTCTATTTAAGGTGCCGGGAAGAAGTGCTGTAGATGCTATCACTTCATTTGTAGGAGATGGAACCCTGGGAATATTAGTTACCGATGAACAGCATGCCAAAGGATATTATACCAAGAGGGAAGCTATTATAATCTCAACATGTTTTTCAGTGGTAGGGATATCATTTACTTCCTTTGTAGCAGAGGAGCTGGGATTTTCAGAAAGATTTCCGTTATTTTATGGGACGATAATTATGACCTGTATTCTGGTAGCAATGATAATAGCAAGGTTACCAATAATGAAAAAATACCCGGATGAATATATGAAGGGTGTAGGGAAACAAATCTCAGAAGAGGAATCTCAGGTGAATCTGAAGGTAGCGTATGCCACAGCAGTAAAAAAAGCTGAAAGTGGAAATGTATCTTCATTTAGTAAGATGGTTCCTGCAATAGTAAATATTCATATGACATTTATTCCCACAATAGTTTTTGTAGGAACTCTGGGATTGATCACAGCAGAACACACAGAAATATTTAATTATATAGCGATGCCTGTAACACCGATATTTAAAATTTTAAATATTCCAGATGCAGCTCTGGTAGCCAAGGCATCTTTAGTAGGGTTTACAGATATGTATCTGCCGACAATTTTTATAAAGGGTTCGGAACATGAGATATCTAAATTTATAGTTGGGACTCTATCATTTACACAGTTGATCTTTATGGCAGAGACCGGATCAATCTTGTTGAAAACAAAGATGAAATTTAATATATTGGAAGTAGCTGGATTTTTCTTACTGAGAACAGCTCTTAGTTTACCGATAATAATAATAGTAGCGAAATTATTTGTTTAA
- the thiH gene encoding 2-iminoacetate synthase ThiH, protein MSFYNEIEKFKDFDMEKYMDELTHEEIKRSIKKDKLTKFDFLNLLSPKAKDHLEEMAKIAQRRSIQQFGKIISLYIPMYISNYCTNECTYCGFNKNNKIDRKHLKLNEIEAEAVEIAKTGIRHILLLTGEAEGLVGVGYIEDAVKILKKHFDSVVVEIYPLETEEYRRLGKIGVDGLTIYQEVYDEKIYKSVHLGGKKSDYMWRLETPERGAKAGLRSINIGTLFGLGNLVEEAYLSGLHAKYLTDKYLNSEFSISLPRINDAEGGYKSKYILDDASFVQFVLAYRLFLPKAGINISTREVAEFRDNLIGLGVTKFSAGSKTNVGAYSDLEKSTPQFEISDNRSVEETEKAIKARGYQVVHKDWELIV, encoded by the coding sequence ATGTCATTTTATAATGAAATAGAAAAATTCAAAGATTTTGATATGGAAAAATATATGGATGAACTGACCCATGAAGAGATAAAAAGATCTATAAAAAAAGATAAACTAACTAAGTTTGATTTTTTAAATCTTTTATCTCCTAAGGCCAAGGATCACCTGGAGGAGATGGCAAAAATAGCTCAAAGGAGGAGTATACAGCAGTTTGGGAAGATAATTAGTCTGTATATCCCCATGTATATTTCGAATTACTGTACCAATGAATGTACCTATTGCGGGTTTAATAAAAATAATAAGATAGACAGAAAACACCTTAAACTAAACGAGATAGAAGCTGAAGCTGTGGAGATAGCTAAAACAGGGATAAGGCATATCCTCCTTTTAACAGGGGAAGCCGAAGGGTTAGTAGGAGTAGGTTATATAGAGGACGCAGTTAAAATATTGAAAAAGCATTTTGATTCTGTAGTGGTAGAGATATATCCATTGGAGACAGAAGAATATAGAAGGCTAGGAAAGATAGGAGTAGACGGGCTGACTATATATCAGGAAGTTTACGATGAAAAAATTTATAAAAGTGTACATTTGGGAGGTAAAAAATCAGACTATATGTGGAGGCTGGAAACTCCTGAAAGGGGGGCTAAAGCAGGGCTTAGAAGTATAAATATAGGGACGTTATTTGGATTGGGAAATCTGGTAGAGGAAGCTTATTTATCGGGGCTTCATGCTAAATATCTTACAGATAAATATTTAAACAGTGAGTTTTCCATCTCCCTGCCCAGGATAAATGATGCAGAGGGGGGCTATAAGAGTAAATATATCTTAGATGACGCAAGTTTTGTCCAGTTTGTTCTGGCCTATCGACTATTTCTTCCTAAAGCAGGGATAAATATCTCTACCAGAGAGGTGGCTGAGTTCAGGGATAATCTGATTGGACTGGGAGTTACAAAATTTTCAGCAGGATCCAAAACCAATGTAGGGGCATATAGTGATTTAGAAAAATCAACCCCTCAATTTGAAATTTCAGATAACAGAAGTGTAGAAGAAACGGAAAAAGCCATAAAGGCAAGGGGTTATCAGGTAGTCCATAAAGACTGGGAGCTGATTGTATGA
- a CDS encoding basic amino acid ABC transporter substrate-binding protein, giving the protein MKKLINLVGILMMVVLAGCGKEEVQTKKIYIGTNAEYKPYEYIENGEITGFDIEFMEALAENLEYEIEWKNLSFDGLLPALQTHKIDMVIAGMSPTEERKKAVDFTDIYHSSGQAVLVNKENKEIQSAENLKGKVIGVQLGSLQEGIASKIEGTEVKNYNSFTGAVLELNAQKIDAVIVGDIVADNYLENNKNLKKISLSEEQQKGTDGTAIALEKGQTELLKNLNKGIKELKTNGKYQELLNKYFGD; this is encoded by the coding sequence ATGAAAAAATTAATAAATTTAGTTGGAATTTTAATGATGGTTGTATTGGCTGGATGCGGTAAAGAAGAGGTGCAGACTAAAAAAATATACATAGGAACAAACGCCGAATATAAACCCTATGAATATATTGAAAATGGAGAAATAACAGGGTTTGACATCGAGTTTATGGAAGCTTTGGCTGAAAATTTAGAGTATGAAATAGAGTGGAAAAACTTAAGTTTTGACGGATTATTACCGGCTCTTCAGACCCATAAGATAGATATGGTGATAGCCGGTATGTCACCTACAGAGGAAAGAAAAAAAGCTGTAGATTTTACCGATATCTATCATAGCAGTGGACAGGCTGTTTTAGTTAACAAAGAAAATAAGGAGATTCAATCAGCAGAAAATTTAAAGGGAAAAGTTATAGGGGTCCAGTTGGGAAGTCTTCAGGAAGGTATCGCTTCTAAAATAGAAGGTACAGAGGTAAAAAATTATAATTCTTTTACGGGAGCAGTCTTAGAACTTAATGCACAAAAGATAGATGCTGTTATAGTTGGGGATATTGTAGCAGATAATTATTTGGAAAATAATAAGAATTTAAAGAAAATAAGTTTATCGGAAGAGCAGCAGAAAGGGACAGACGGAACAGCTATAGCCCTGGAAAAAGGCCAGACTGAGTTACTTAAAAATCTCAATAAAGGGATAAAAGAGTTAAAAACTAATGGGAAATACCAGGAACTATTAAATAAATATTTTGGTGACTAG
- a CDS encoding thiazole synthase, whose translation MDKLILGGVEFKSRLLTGTGKFSSKDEIPKMLKASESQIITMALRRVNLNNSDENILNYIPKDITLLPNTSGARNAEEAIKIARIARAAGCGDFIKIEVINDMKYLMPDNAETIKATKVLASEGFIVLPYMTPDLIAGQRLKEAGAAAVMPLGSPIGSNRGIETKAMIEIMIENIDLPIIVDAGIGKPSQAAEAMEMGAAAVLVNTAIACSPNPAEMGEAFSLAVKAGRMAYKARMAEESRYANASSPLTGFLHNN comes from the coding sequence ATGGATAAATTAATATTAGGCGGAGTGGAATTTAAAAGCAGATTATTGACAGGAACAGGTAAGTTTTCTTCTAAAGATGAGATACCAAAGATGCTAAAAGCCAGTGAATCACAGATAATAACCATGGCCCTTAGAAGGGTAAATCTAAATAATAGTGATGAAAATATATTGAACTATATTCCTAAAGACATTACTCTGCTGCCCAATACATCTGGAGCTAGAAATGCTGAAGAAGCTATAAAGATCGCAAGAATAGCAAGAGCTGCAGGATGCGGAGATTTTATTAAGATCGAGGTAATAAACGATATGAAATACCTGATGCCAGACAATGCAGAAACTATAAAGGCAACTAAGGTCCTGGCAAGTGAGGGGTTTATAGTATTGCCGTATATGACTCCGGATCTAATAGCGGGACAGAGATTAAAGGAAGCTGGAGCAGCAGCAGTAATGCCTTTGGGGTCACCTATAGGATCAAATCGTGGGATAGAAACCAAGGCAATGATAGAGATAATGATAGAAAATATAGACCTGCCAATCATAGTGGATGCAGGGATCGGTAAACCATCCCAGGCAGCAGAAGCTATGGAAATGGGAGCAGCAGCAGTACTTGTGAACACTGCAATAGCCTGCTCTCCTAACCCGGCTGAGATGGGGGAAGCCTTTTCATTGGCAGTAAAAGCAGGAAGGATGGCATATAAAGCCAGAATGGCTGAGGAAAGCAGATATGCCAATGCATCGTCACCGCTGACAGGTTTTTTACATAATAATTAG
- the thiC gene encoding phosphomethylpyrimidine synthase ThiC has translation MNNYTTQMNAAKKGIITKEMRDVLASEAIDEKTLLKKMSEGKIVIPANKNHRSLRGIAVGEGVKTKVNVNLGVSEDSYDLDLEFEKVKKALEYKADAIMDLSIFGATNEFRTKLVEYSDVMLGTVPMYDAVAKYGKNIKDMTVDDLFEVVEEHAKNGIDFLTIHAGLNQVCAERVDNNPRLTKVVSRGGAILYEWMKLNNKENPFYEHYDRLLDICVEHDVTLSLGDGLRPGSIKDATDAPQIQELLFLGELTKKAWARDVQVMIEGPGHVPLHEIAANMQLEKKLCHGAPFYVLGPLVTDIAPGYDHITSAIGGALAAASGADFLCYVTPAEHLRLPDLDDMKEGIIASRIAAHAGDIAKQIPGAIEWDNAMSKARGELNWDKMFELCIDPVKAKEYRKSSQPIDGETCTMCGDLCPIKRTKDLA, from the coding sequence ATGAATAATTACACAACACAGATGAATGCAGCTAAAAAGGGGATAATAACAAAGGAAATGAGGGACGTACTGGCATCTGAAGCTATAGATGAAAAGACATTGCTTAAAAAAATGAGTGAGGGAAAGATCGTAATACCTGCAAATAAAAATCATAGATCTCTCAGGGGAATAGCTGTTGGAGAGGGTGTGAAAACTAAGGTAAATGTAAATTTAGGGGTGTCAGAAGATTCCTATGATTTAGATTTAGAGTTTGAAAAGGTAAAAAAAGCATTGGAGTATAAGGCTGATGCGATTATGGACCTAAGCATCTTTGGAGCTACCAATGAATTTAGAACTAAGTTAGTAGAATATTCAGACGTTATGCTGGGGACCGTGCCTATGTATGATGCAGTAGCAAAATATGGGAAAAATATAAAGGATATGACAGTGGATGATCTCTTTGAGGTAGTGGAGGAGCATGCAAAAAATGGGATAGATTTTTTGACTATCCATGCAGGATTAAACCAGGTATGTGCAGAAAGAGTAGACAACAACCCTAGATTAACTAAGGTTGTAAGTCGTGGAGGAGCTATCTTATATGAGTGGATGAAATTAAATAATAAGGAAAATCCATTCTATGAACACTATGACAGACTGTTAGATATATGTGTAGAGCACGATGTAACCCTTAGTTTGGGAGATGGTCTTAGACCAGGAAGTATAAAGGATGCAACAGATGCTCCTCAAATTCAAGAATTATTATTTTTAGGAGAGTTGACAAAAAAAGCATGGGCAAGGGATGTACAGGTAATGATAGAGGGACCTGGACATGTTCCACTACATGAGATAGCTGCTAATATGCAGTTGGAAAAAAAATTATGTCATGGAGCACCATTTTATGTGTTGGGACCCCTTGTTACTGATATTGCTCCAGGATATGATCATATAACTTCAGCTATTGGAGGAGCATTGGCAGCTGCCAGTGGAGCAGACTTTCTCTGTTATGTAACACCGGCAGAACACCTTAGATTACCGGATTTAGATGACATGAAAGAGGGAATAATAGCTTCAAGGATTGCAGCACATGCAGGGGACATAGCTAAGCAGATTCCCGGAGCTATAGAGTGGGACAATGCCATGAGTAAAGCTCGTGGGGAATTAAACTGGGATAAGATGTTTGAACTATGTATCGACCCTGTAAAGGCAAAGGAGTATAGAAAATCATCTCAACCGATAGATGGGGAAACTTGTACTATGTGCGGGGACCTGTGCCCCATAAAAAGAACTAAAGACCTTGCATAA
- a CDS encoding M20 family metallopeptidase yields MLNAKKIYSDYADELIKLNHYIYKNPELGNREIKARDAHTVLLEKNGFQIEKEFIGIKTAFKATYKSKKNGPKIAFLAEYDALPEIGHGCGHNILGTSSTGAGLILKEFAEDLGGEVIVLGTPAEETDGAKVDMAKEGVFEDIDVVMSVHPTGEFHIESGTSQAMEAIRFKYFGKTAHAAGSPHLGINALDGVITLFNGVNAMRQQTYETDRIHGIITNGGEAANIIPDFCSADFYIRSSSDKELKKLSERVKKCAEGAALATGTRLEMENYEYSFKDLITNKKLSETYIKNLKLLGVKEIKKGEKSGSTDMGDVSYCCPVIHPYFPISDEELPGHSVEFARASITEKAYEGMKEAVLSMVMTAVDIIMDKELLKEIKEEFLLTHKK; encoded by the coding sequence ATATTAAATGCGAAAAAAATTTATTCAGATTATGCAGATGAACTAATAAAATTAAATCATTATATCTATAAAAATCCAGAATTAGGAAATCGTGAAATAAAAGCAAGGGATGCTCATACTGTCCTTTTAGAAAAAAATGGATTTCAGATAGAAAAAGAATTTATAGGGATAAAAACAGCATTTAAAGCCACCTATAAATCCAAAAAAAATGGACCTAAAATAGCTTTTTTAGCTGAGTATGATGCTCTTCCAGAGATAGGACATGGGTGCGGGCATAATATATTGGGAACTTCCAGTACAGGAGCAGGATTAATATTAAAGGAATTTGCAGAAGATTTAGGTGGAGAAGTAATAGTTCTTGGGACACCGGCAGAGGAAACTGACGGAGCCAAGGTGGATATGGCTAAAGAAGGGGTCTTTGAAGATATAGATGTAGTGATGTCAGTTCACCCTACAGGGGAATTTCATATTGAAAGCGGAACCTCTCAGGCTATGGAAGCTATAAGGTTTAAGTATTTTGGTAAGACAGCTCATGCGGCAGGATCTCCTCACTTAGGGATAAATGCTCTGGATGGAGTTATAACTCTTTTTAACGGGGTAAATGCCATGAGACAGCAAACTTATGAAACCGACAGGATCCACGGAATAATTACAAATGGAGGAGAAGCTGCCAATATAATCCCGGATTTTTGTTCGGCAGATTTTTATATAAGGAGCAGTAGCGATAAAGAGTTGAAAAAATTGTCAGAAAGGGTAAAAAAATGTGCCGAAGGAGCAGCCCTTGCTACAGGAACCAGACTGGAGATGGAAAATTATGAATACAGTTTTAAAGATCTTATAACCAACAAAAAATTATCTGAAACTTATATAAAAAATCTGAAACTTTTAGGTGTTAAAGAGATAAAAAAAGGAGAAAAATCAGGTTCTACAGATATGGGAGATGTCAGTTACTGCTGCCCGGTTATTCATCCATATTTTCCCATAAGCGATGAAGAGTTACCAGGTCATAGTGTAGAGTTTGCCAGAGCAAGTATAACAGAAAAAGCTTACGAAGGAATGAAGGAAGCAGTTCTATCTATGGTAATGACTGCAGTAGACATAATAATGGATAAAGAATTATTAAAAGAAATTAAAGAGGAATTTCTTTTAACCCATAAAAAATAA
- a CDS encoding amino acid ABC transporter ATP-binding protein: MIKIENLYKSYGDLEVLKGISKNIDKGEVVAVIGPSGSGKSTFLRCINMMEEITSGKVVVQGKDLTDPKVNINKVRQNVGMVFQHFNLFPHKTVLENLMLAPMKVKKMKKIEVMEKSKTLLKKVGLEDKADVYPDSLSGGQKQRIAIARALAMEPDVLLFDEPTSALDPEMVREVLDVMRDLAKSGMTMIVVTHEMGFAKSVANRVFFMDYGVVLEDAAPKELFEAPTHERTKEFLDKVLNH; the protein is encoded by the coding sequence ATGATTAAAATAGAGAACTTATATAAAAGTTATGGTGACCTGGAGGTATTAAAGGGAATAAGTAAAAATATCGATAAGGGAGAAGTTGTAGCAGTGATAGGACCTTCCGGATCTGGAAAATCTACATTTTTAAGATGTATCAACATGATGGAAGAGATAACTTCAGGAAAGGTAGTTGTACAGGGAAAAGATCTTACCGATCCCAAGGTAAATATAAATAAGGTCAGACAGAATGTAGGGATGGTATTTCAGCACTTTAACTTATTCCCTCACAAGACAGTATTAGAAAATCTTATGCTGGCTCCCATGAAGGTAAAAAAGATGAAAAAAATAGAGGTTATGGAAAAATCAAAAACTCTGTTAAAAAAAGTAGGATTGGAAGATAAGGCAGATGTATATCCTGATTCTCTTTCAGGAGGGCAGAAACAAAGAATAGCAATAGCCAGAGCATTAGCTATGGAGCCAGATGTACTTTTATTCGATGAACCGACATCGGCACTGGATCCAGAGATGGTAAGAGAGGTGCTAGATGTAATGAGAGATTTAGCGAAATCCGGTATGACAATGATAGTTGTAACTCATGAGATGGGCTTTGCCAAGAGTGTAGCCAACAGAGTGTTCTTTATGGATTACGGAGTTGTTCTTGAGGATGCCGCTCCCAAGGAGTTATTTGAAGCTCCTACCCATGAAAGAACGAAGGAATTTTTAGACAAGGTATTAAACCATTAA